A single window of Pseudomonas benzenivorans DNA harbors:
- the rluD gene encoding 23S rRNA pseudouridine(1911/1915/1917) synthase RluD, with protein MSSINKQAIHLTAEVPSDLGGQRLDQVAAQLFAEHSRSRLSAWIKEGLLTVDGTVLRPRDIVHGGALLELRAEQEAQGEWLAQDIELDIVYEDDQLLVINKPAGLVVHPAAGHADGTLLNALLHHVPDIINVPRAGIVHRLDKDTTGLMVVAKTIQAQTQLVDQLQKRTVSRIYECVVIGVITAGGKIDAPIGRSSAQRQRMAVTDGGKPAVSHYRVLERFRSHTHTRVKLETGRTHQIRVHMSHIGYPLVGDPVYAGRFRIPPAASQTLVQSLKEFPRQALHARFLELDHPVTGKRMKWESPLPDDLVWLLTLLRQDREAFIG; from the coding sequence ATGTCTTCTATAAATAAGCAGGCCATTCATTTGACCGCCGAGGTGCCGTCCGATCTGGGCGGTCAACGCCTCGATCAGGTCGCCGCCCAACTGTTCGCCGAGCACTCGCGCTCGCGCCTTTCCGCCTGGATCAAGGAGGGGCTGCTGACCGTCGATGGGACGGTGTTGCGCCCGCGCGACATCGTCCATGGCGGAGCACTGCTGGAGCTGCGCGCCGAGCAGGAAGCCCAGGGCGAGTGGCTGGCCCAGGACATCGAGCTGGATATCGTCTACGAGGACGACCAGCTGCTGGTGATCAACAAGCCCGCCGGGCTGGTGGTGCACCCGGCAGCCGGGCATGCCGATGGCACCCTGCTCAACGCCTTGCTGCACCATGTGCCGGACATCATCAATGTGCCGCGCGCCGGCATCGTCCATCGCCTGGACAAGGACACCACCGGCCTGATGGTGGTGGCCAAGACCATCCAGGCGCAGACCCAGCTGGTCGACCAGCTGCAGAAGCGCACGGTCAGCCGCATCTATGAGTGCGTGGTCATCGGCGTGATCACCGCCGGCGGCAAGATCGACGCGCCCATCGGCCGCAGCTCCGCCCAGCGCCAGCGCATGGCGGTGACCGATGGTGGCAAGCCGGCGGTCAGCCACTACCGGGTGCTGGAGCGCTTCCGCTCGCACACCCACACGCGGGTCAAGCTGGAGACCGGCCGAACCCACCAGATTCGCGTGCACATGAGCCATATCGGCTATCCGCTGGTGGGCGACCCGGTCTACGCCGGGCGCTTCCGTATTCCGCCGGCGGCCAGCCAGACCCTGGTGCAGAGCCTCAAGGAGTTTCCCCGTCAGGCCCTGCACGCGCGCTTCCTCGAGTTGGATCACCCGGTGACCGGCAAACGCATGAAATGGGAGTCGCCGTTGCCGGACGATCTGGTCTGGCTGCTCACCCTGCTGCGCCAGGACCGCGAGGCGTTTATCGGGTGA
- a CDS encoding outer membrane protein assembly factor BamD codes for MHVKHLLLIAILALTAACSSNEVLDENLSETELYQQAQSDLDTSSYTSAINKLKALESRYPFGRYAEQAQLELIYAYYKNVEPEAARSAAERFIRLHPQHPNVDYAYYLKGLASFDQDRGLLARFLPLDMTKRDPGAARDSYNEFAQLTSRFPTSRYAPDAKQRMIYLRNLLAAYEIHVAHYYLSRHAYVAAANRGRYVVENFQETPAVGDGLAVMTEAYQRLTLDELAATSLETLKLNYPDHPTLVDGQFVPREEEADTRSWLAKATLGLIESDTPLPPGETRASQDVIRQYEDAKEQIPDELKSPQQDAAQSEGRSWLSYLTFGLFD; via the coding sequence ATGCACGTGAAACACCTGCTGCTGATCGCCATCCTCGCCCTCACCGCCGCCTGCTCGTCCAACGAAGTCCTGGACGAGAACCTGAGCGAGACCGAGCTGTACCAGCAGGCCCAGAGCGATCTGGACACCAGCAGCTATACCAGCGCGATCAACAAGCTCAAGGCCCTCGAGTCGCGCTACCCCTTCGGTCGCTACGCCGAGCAGGCGCAACTGGAGCTGATCTACGCCTATTACAAGAACGTCGAGCCGGAAGCCGCGCGCTCCGCCGCCGAGCGTTTCATCCGCCTGCATCCGCAGCACCCGAACGTCGATTACGCCTACTACCTCAAGGGCCTGGCCTCCTTCGACCAGGACCGCGGCCTGCTGGCGCGCTTCCTGCCGCTGGACATGACCAAGCGCGACCCTGGCGCCGCCCGCGACTCCTATAACGAGTTCGCCCAGCTCACCAGCCGCTTCCCCACCAGCCGCTACGCACCGGATGCCAAGCAGCGCATGATCTACCTGCGCAACCTGCTGGCCGCCTATGAGATCCACGTCGCCCACTACTACCTGAGCCGCCACGCCTATGTGGCCGCCGCCAACCGAGGCCGCTACGTGGTGGAGAACTTCCAGGAGACCCCGGCGGTCGGCGACGGCCTGGCGGTGATGACCGAGGCCTACCAGCGCCTGACCCTGGACGAACTGGCCGCCACCAGCCTGGAAACCCTCAAGCTCAACTACCCCGACCACCCAACCCTGGTCGACGGTCAGTTCGTGCCGCGCGAGGAAGAAGCCGACACCCGCTCCTGGCTGGCCAAGGCCACCCTGGGCCTGATCGAAAGCGACACGCCGCTGCCGCCGGGCGAAACCCGCGCCAGCCAGGATGTGATTCGCCAGTACGAAGACGCCAAGGAGCAGATCCCCGACGAGCTCAAGTCGCCGCAACAGGACGCAGCCCAGTCCGAGGGCCGCTCCTGGCTCAGCTACCTGACCTTCGGCCTGTTCGACTGA
- a CDS encoding NAD+ synthase, which produces MSQTLRIVMAQLNLRVGDVHGNVERIVEAACGARDQWQADLIVFPELALCGYPPEDLLLRSSMQLRIEQALQRLQDQVRGIYLVVGYPWLEDELRYNACAVIADGRLLASYYKQKLPNYRVFDEKRYFEAGAQSCVVDIKGVPVALSICEDIWFAEPMAQARQAGAQLMLSLNASPFHLDKQAEREEVLAERAREGVMPIVYVNQVGGQDELVFDGGSCVVDADGQVCQRVGAFNEGLFPVDLQVGAEAVVPRHATCAPLPTLEASVYQGLVIGVRDYVRKNGFKGVVLGLSGGIDSALTLAVAVDALGAQHVEAVMMPYRYTAQISLEDAEAEAEALGVTYRVLPIAPMVEAFMETLAPVFEGLGRDATEENLQARCRGTLLMAISNKKGYLVLTTGNKSEMAVGYATLYGDMAGGFDVLKDVPKTLVFRLCEYRNTLGAVIPQRVIDRPPSAELAPEQKDEDSLPPYPELDEILKLYIEHDLSANAIIAEGFDEDTVRRVLRLVDLNEYKRRQAAVGVRVTQRGFGRDRRYPITSGWRIGD; this is translated from the coding sequence ATGAGCCAGACCCTGCGTATCGTGATGGCCCAGTTGAACCTGCGCGTCGGCGACGTGCACGGCAACGTCGAGCGGATAGTCGAGGCGGCGTGCGGCGCCCGCGATCAGTGGCAGGCAGACCTCATCGTGTTCCCCGAACTGGCGTTGTGCGGCTACCCGCCGGAGGACCTGCTGCTGCGCTCGAGCATGCAGCTGCGCATCGAGCAGGCCCTGCAGCGCCTGCAGGATCAGGTGCGTGGCATCTACCTGGTGGTCGGCTATCCCTGGCTGGAAGACGAGCTGCGTTACAACGCCTGTGCGGTGATCGCCGACGGCCGCCTGCTGGCCAGCTATTACAAGCAGAAGCTGCCCAACTACCGGGTGTTCGACGAGAAGCGCTATTTCGAGGCGGGTGCCCAGTCGTGCGTGGTGGATATCAAGGGCGTGCCGGTGGCCTTGAGCATTTGCGAGGACATCTGGTTCGCCGAGCCCATGGCCCAGGCGCGGCAGGCCGGTGCACAGCTGATGCTGAGCCTGAATGCCTCGCCCTTCCACCTGGACAAGCAGGCCGAGCGTGAGGAGGTCCTGGCCGAGCGCGCCCGCGAGGGCGTGATGCCGATCGTCTACGTCAATCAGGTCGGCGGCCAGGACGAGCTGGTCTTCGATGGCGGCAGCTGCGTGGTCGATGCCGACGGCCAGGTCTGCCAGCGGGTGGGCGCGTTCAATGAAGGGCTGTTCCCGGTCGACCTGCAGGTCGGGGCCGAGGCTGTGGTTCCGCGTCATGCGACCTGCGCCCCCCTGCCGACCCTGGAGGCCAGCGTGTACCAGGGGCTGGTCATCGGCGTGCGGGACTATGTGCGCAAGAACGGCTTCAAGGGCGTGGTGCTGGGGTTGTCCGGTGGCATCGATTCGGCCCTGACCCTGGCGGTGGCGGTGGACGCCCTGGGGGCGCAACACGTCGAAGCGGTGATGATGCCCTACCGCTACACCGCGCAGATCAGCCTGGAGGATGCCGAGGCCGAGGCCGAGGCGCTGGGAGTGACCTACCGCGTATTGCCGATCGCGCCGATGGTCGAGGCCTTTATGGAGACGCTTGCGCCGGTGTTCGAGGGGCTGGGGCGCGACGCCACCGAAGAAAATCTGCAGGCACGCTGCCGCGGCACGCTGCTGATGGCGATCTCCAACAAGAAGGGCTATCTGGTGCTGACCACCGGCAACAAGAGCGAGATGGCGGTGGGCTACGCGACGCTCTACGGCGACATGGCCGGCGGCTTCGATGTGCTCAAGGATGTGCCCAAGACCCTGGTGTTCCGCCTCTGCGAGTACCGCAATACCCTCGGGGCGGTGATCCCGCAGCGGGTCATCGACCGGCCGCCATCGGCGGAGCTGGCGCCGGAGCAGAAGGACGAGGATTCGCTGCCGCCGTATCCGGAGCTCGACGAGATCCTCAAGCTGTATATCGAGCATGACCTGTCGGCCAACGCCATCATCGCCGAGGGCTTCGACGAGGACACGGTGCGCCGTGTGCTGCGCCTGGTCGACCTGAACGAGTACAAGCGGCGCCAGGCGGCGGTCGGCGTGCGGGTGACCCAGCGCGGTTTCGGCCGTGACCGGCGCTACCCGATCACCTCGGGCTGGCGCATCGGCGACTGA
- a CDS encoding sensor histidine kinase, translating into MSTEVLPLSGPQGRRILRLYHLYRLAIGLALVLLISSDLDNDLLDLAHVDLFRNGSWFYLILNILVAVVVQRPRSLIQVFSLALVDIILLSGLFYAAGGTPSGIGALLVVAVAIANILLRGRIGLLIAAVAAIGLIYLTFYLSLSRPAAAAQFVQVGALGALCFAAALFVQGITRRLHASESLAEQRAADVASLEALNALILQRMRTGILVLNDQHRVLLANQGALSLLGREALAGRILDPHCPELVKRLQHWQQNPTLRPASLQAQPDGPVLQPSFVPLQRGEQRETLIFLDDISQVAQQAQQLKLASLGRLTAGIAHEIRNPLGAISHAAQLLQESEDLQGPDQRLAQIIQDHSRRMNLVIENVLQLSRRRQAEPQLLDLKYWLHRFASEFRSSAPPDRQLHLETQGGTIQTRMDPHQLTQVLTNLVQNGLRYSAQQHRQGQVWLKLFRDTDSELPVLEVLDDGPGVPAEQLQHIFEPFYTTENKGTGLGLYISRELCESNQARLNYKPREDGGSCFRITFAHPRKLS; encoded by the coding sequence GTGAGCACTGAGGTTCTGCCCCTGAGCGGCCCCCAGGGTCGACGCATCCTGCGGCTCTATCACCTGTACCGCCTGGCCATCGGACTGGCCCTGGTGCTGCTGATTTCCAGCGACCTGGACAACGACCTCCTGGACCTGGCCCACGTCGACCTGTTCCGCAACGGCAGCTGGTTCTACCTGATCCTGAACATCCTGGTCGCCGTGGTGGTGCAGCGACCACGCAGCCTCATTCAGGTGTTCAGCCTGGCGCTGGTCGACATCATCCTGCTGTCCGGCCTGTTCTATGCCGCAGGCGGCACCCCCAGCGGCATCGGTGCTCTGCTGGTGGTCGCGGTAGCGATCGCCAATATCCTGCTGCGCGGGCGTATCGGCCTGCTGATCGCCGCCGTCGCCGCCATCGGCCTGATCTACCTGACCTTCTACCTCAGCCTCAGTCGACCGGCCGCCGCCGCCCAGTTCGTTCAGGTCGGCGCCCTCGGCGCCCTGTGCTTCGCCGCCGCGCTGTTCGTCCAGGGCATCACCCGGCGCCTGCATGCCAGCGAAAGCCTGGCCGAACAGCGGGCCGCCGATGTCGCCAGCCTGGAGGCGCTCAACGCCCTGATCCTGCAACGCATGCGCACCGGCATCCTGGTCCTCAACGACCAGCACCGCGTGCTGCTGGCCAACCAGGGCGCCCTCAGCCTGCTCGGCCGTGAGGCCCTGGCCGGCAGGATTCTCGATCCCCACTGCCCGGAGCTGGTCAAGCGCCTGCAGCACTGGCAGCAGAATCCGACCCTGCGTCCGGCCAGCCTGCAGGCCCAGCCCGATGGCCCGGTTCTGCAGCCGAGCTTCGTGCCACTGCAACGCGGCGAGCAGCGCGAGACGCTGATCTTCCTCGACGATATTTCCCAGGTCGCCCAGCAGGCCCAGCAGCTCAAGCTGGCCTCCCTGGGCCGGCTGACCGCCGGCATCGCCCACGAGATCCGCAACCCGCTTGGCGCCATCAGCCATGCCGCCCAGCTTCTGCAGGAGTCGGAGGACCTGCAGGGCCCCGACCAGCGCCTGGCGCAGATCATCCAGGACCACTCGCGGCGGATGAACCTGGTAATCGAGAACGTGCTGCAACTGTCACGCCGGCGCCAGGCCGAGCCGCAGCTGCTGGACCTCAAGTACTGGCTGCACCGCTTTGCCAGCGAGTTTCGCAGCTCGGCGCCGCCCGACAGGCAACTGCACCTGGAGACCCAGGGCGGCACCATCCAGACCCGCATGGATCCGCACCAGCTGACCCAGGTGCTGACCAATCTGGTGCAGAACGGCCTGCGCTACAGTGCGCAGCAACATCGCCAGGGCCAGGTCTGGCTCAAGCTGTTTCGCGACACGGACAGCGAGCTGCCGGTGCTCGAGGTGCTGGACGACGGCCCCGGCGTGCCGGCCGAGCAGCTGCAGCACATCTTCGAGCCGTTCTACACCACCGAGAACAAGGGCACCGGCCTGGGCCTGTATATTTCCCGTGAGCTGTGCGAAAGCAACCAGGCACGCCTCAACTACAAACCTCGCGAAGACGGCGGCAGCTGCTTTCGCATCACCTTTGCCCACCCGCGCAAGCTGAGCTGA
- a CDS encoding PP0621 family protein, with the protein MGLFRLLILIAIIAAGFWLWRRFIRPPKRPESASRKPAPMVRCAQCGVHVPREHALNQDERWYCSRAHLEQGPKSGEH; encoded by the coding sequence ATGGGCCTGTTTCGCCTGCTGATCTTGATCGCCATCATTGCCGCCGGCTTCTGGCTGTGGCGCCGCTTTATCCGCCCACCAAAGCGCCCCGAGAGCGCCAGCCGCAAGCCCGCCCCCATGGTCCGCTGCGCCCAGTGCGGCGTACACGTGCCCCGCGAGCACGCGCTCAATCAGGACGAGCGCTGGTACTGCAGCCGGGCGCACCTGGAACAAGGCCCGAAATCCGGTGAGCACTGA
- the pgeF gene encoding peptidoglycan editing factor PgeF: MSTRAHDWLIPDWPAPVRVKACITTRSGGVSQAPYDSLNLGAHVEDDPVAVSKNRQRLVSQLGCQPAWLSQVHGIGVVRAEPARVVEADASWTTTPTVACTVMTADCLPVLFCDRAGSRVAAAHAGWRGLAAGVLEVTLDALDCAPEQVLVWLGPAIGPHSFEVGAEVREVFVGAHANAVGAFVPSANAGRFLADIYQLARIRLAARGVTAVHGGGLDTYSDPRFFSYRRAPRTGRFASLIWLAD; this comes from the coding sequence GTGAGCACCCGGGCCCATGACTGGCTGATCCCGGACTGGCCCGCGCCCGTGCGGGTCAAGGCCTGCATCACCACGCGCAGCGGCGGTGTCAGCCAGGCGCCCTACGACAGCCTCAACCTCGGTGCGCACGTCGAGGACGACCCCGTTGCGGTGAGCAAGAACCGCCAGCGCCTGGTCAGTCAGCTGGGCTGCCAGCCCGCCTGGCTCAGCCAGGTGCATGGCATCGGCGTGGTCAGGGCGGAACCGGCTCGCGTGGTCGAGGCCGATGCCAGCTGGACGACCACCCCGACTGTCGCCTGCACCGTGATGACGGCCGATTGCCTGCCCGTGTTGTTCTGCGACCGTGCCGGTAGTCGGGTCGCCGCGGCCCACGCCGGCTGGCGCGGTCTCGCCGCCGGTGTGCTGGAGGTGACCCTGGATGCCCTGGACTGTGCGCCGGAGCAGGTTCTGGTGTGGTTGGGGCCAGCCATCGGCCCGCACAGTTTCGAAGTCGGCGCGGAGGTGCGCGAGGTGTTCGTCGGTGCGCATGCCAATGCCGTCGGCGCTTTCGTGCCCAGCGCCAACGCCGGACGCTTCCTGGCCGATATCTACCAGCTCGCGCGCATCCGTCTGGCGGCTCGCGGGGTGACGGCGGTCCATGGCGGTGGTCTGGATACCTACAGCGATCCGCGCTTCTTTTCCTACCGGCGAGCCCCGCGTACCGGCCGTTTCGCCTCGCTGATCTGGCTCGCCGACTGA